In one window of Pseudanabaena sp. FACHB-2040 DNA:
- the ilvN gene encoding acetolactate synthase small subunit — protein MKHTLSVLVEDEAGVLSRIAGLFARRGFNIESLAVGPAETLGISRITMVVPGDDQVIEQLTKQLYKLVNVLKVQDITETPCVERELMLLKVNASSASRSEIIELAQIFRARVVDVSEDSLTLEVVGDPGKMVAIVQVLNRFGIREIARTGKIALTRESGVNTEYLKSLENKLQ, from the coding sequence ATCAAACATACCCTGTCTGTGCTAGTTGAGGATGAGGCAGGCGTTCTCTCACGGATCGCTGGACTGTTTGCCCGTCGCGGCTTCAACATCGAAAGTTTGGCTGTAGGCCCAGCTGAGACCTTAGGAATTTCTCGGATTACGATGGTCGTGCCCGGTGACGATCAGGTAATTGAGCAGCTGACCAAACAACTCTACAAGCTGGTCAACGTGCTTAAGGTTCAAGACATTACCGAAACGCCTTGTGTTGAGCGAGAGCTGATGCTGCTAAAGGTCAATGCCAGCAGTGCCAGCCGCTCTGAGATTATCGAACTGGCCCAAATCTTTCGCGCCCGTGTTGTCGATGTCTCGGAAGACTCCCTCACTTTAGAGGTAGTGGGCGATCCGGGAAAGATGGTTGCTATCGTACAGGTGCTTAACCGCTTTGGCATTCGTGAGATTGCCCGCACCGGTAAGATTGCTTTGACCCGCGAGTCTGGCGTGAATACTGAATATCTCAAGTCTTTGGAAAACAAGCTGCAGTAG